CTTCCGTAGCCGGAGTTCGCCATTGCAGGTACAAGCGCTTGCACCAGCATCCAGGGGCCGATGACGTGAATGCTTAGCGCATCTTCCACCGTATCGATGTCGATATCTAGTACTTTCCCTGGTGGGTAGATGCCTGCACTGTTAATCAACACATCGATTGAAGGATAGATGTCAGTAATGGTCTTTATCTGCTGCGATAGTTTCTGCCGGTTGGCGAGATCAATCTCAACAATAGAGACTTCTCCATTGATGCTATCTGCGGCTTCTTTGCCGTGCGATACATCGCGGCTACCAATAATGACGTGGTAGTCGAATTTCTCGGCTAAGGCTTGGGCGATCGCAAATCCGATACCACGATTACCACCTGTAATTAAAGCTGTTCTTTGTTGTTTAACCACACAAATGTTCCCGATGCAAAGTCTTCATATGGAACAGAAATTAGAGATGCTTAGTGCAGTTTTCTATTCCGTTACTACTTGAACGCCCTAAGTCAACGATACCTTAAATTTCACGAGCCTCTGTCCCGTTCCATTCCATGACAATTGCGGGGGCGCGTTCACCCTGCACCTCAATTGCATCAAGCGCAGTTGTGAATTCGGATAACTCTGCTGCGGTGAATGTAACATTCGCCGCAGCGATGTTGTCGCGTAGATGCGGCATTTGCGTTGTGCCAGGTATAGGCACAATCGACGGGCCTTGCGCCAGGAGCCAAGCCAGCGCGATTTGCCCTGGCTTGACACCCTTACGATTGGCCCAATCGCTTGCAAGCTCCACGAGTGCCATGTTTACCTCGCGATTCTCGGGATCCATCCGGGATGTAAGCGCACGAAAATCACTGGGTGCGAACGTTGTCTCCATATCGACCGCTCCCGTGAGGAAGCCATAGCCGAGCGGCGCGAACGGAACGAAGCCAATACCCAATTCCTGACAGATTGGGAGAATGTCGTTTTCCACGCCTCTGTAGAGCATAGAGTATTCATTCTGTACGGCGGTGGCAGGTAAGGCGGCGTGGGCTCGGCGCAGTGTATTAGGCCCCATCTCCGACAGTCCCCAGTTTAGGACTTTACCCTCCTTCATCAAATCAGAAACCGTTCCTGCGACTTCTTCGATAGGCACATCAGGATCGACGCGATGCTGATAGAGCAGGTCTATCCGATCAGTGCCCAGGCGACGCAGCGACCCTTCAACAGCTTGCCGGATGCGCGCCGGATCGCTGATTACCCCACCGCTAAATTCGCCCGTTTCAAGGTCAACATCGAAACCAAACTTCGTCGTGATTTGCGCCTGGTCCCGGAACGGTGCCATGGCCTCCCCCAGGATACGCTCGCATTCGTGCGGGCCATACACCTCAGCGCAATCGAAAAAGGTGACTCCCTCGTCAAAAGCAGTGCGGATCAGTTGAATCATATCACCGCGATCTGGAACGATGGTGTGGAAGGTGCGGTGCATATTCTGTACACCAAGGCCAACTTCGGAGACTTCCAGACTGCCAAGCATCCGGCGGCCAGGTGCGGGCGCGGACGTGACGGACGACGTGACGGATTGCGCAGCAGTGCGGCGAGCTCCAAGCGCCATGGCGGTCGCTGCGGCGGCGCTTCCAGTCAAGATGCCACGGCGAACGGGATCGAACTTCTTCTCTTTAAACATTTATGGCTTCACACATTTTCTAAATTTGGGGTATCGAGTTAGGATTCTTCCGTGGTCTGCATTCCAAAAAGGTCATCACTTACTGCCAACATGACCGGGGTCATGGAAATCATACTTTTTGAGTACGTCCATTAGGATATAAGCACCGTCAGCGGCCATCTCTCACTCTTTAGAGGTAACCGCCTAAAACACAGCAATTTTCGTAACTATGCAGCCATTTAGACCCTATCGGAGCGAGCAGAAGTTCGATTG
The window above is part of the Synechococcus sp. PCC 7335 genome. Proteins encoded here:
- a CDS encoding SDR family NAD(P)-dependent oxidoreductase; protein product: MVKQQRTALITGGNRGIGFAIAQALAEKFDYHVIIGSRDVSHGKEAADSINGEVSIVEIDLANRQKLSQQIKTITDIYPSIDVLINSAGIYPPGKVLDIDIDTVEDALSIHVIGPWMLVQALVPAMANSGYGRVVNVSSGGGSFASGLAPSYAAYGVSKAGMNALTLQLAKTVPPSIKVNSMCPGWVRTRMGGEGASRSPKEGADTAVWLATLPEDGPTGGFFRDRKPIEW
- a CDS encoding aldo/keto reductase, with the translated sequence MFKEKKFDPVRRGILTGSAAAATAMALGARRTAAQSVTSSVTSAPAPGRRMLGSLEVSEVGLGVQNMHRTFHTIVPDRGDMIQLIRTAFDEGVTFFDCAEVYGPHECERILGEAMAPFRDQAQITTKFGFDVDLETGEFSGGVISDPARIRQAVEGSLRRLGTDRIDLLYQHRVDPDVPIEEVAGTVSDLMKEGKVLNWGLSEMGPNTLRRAHAALPATAVQNEYSMLYRGVENDILPICQELGIGFVPFAPLGYGFLTGAVDMETTFAPSDFRALTSRMDPENREVNMALVELASDWANRKGVKPGQIALAWLLAQGPSIVPIPGTTQMPHLRDNIAAANVTFTAAELSEFTTALDAIEVQGERAPAIVMEWNGTEAREI